From the genome of Planctomycetota bacterium, one region includes:
- a CDS encoding PQQ-binding-like beta-propeller repeat protein, which produces MILALAGFLLAAAPQEASEPGDWPCFLGPDRTGISRETGLLKAWPSEGPPVLWKRELGETYAVPSVVRGALVVFHREGNEEVVERLDPAGGARSWRFTYPTAYVDRFGYNGGPRAAPTIDGGRVYVLGAEARLHCLDLETGKVVWKRSLHEEYFREPRQNFFGAGVAPRLAGGALFLNLGDENAGCVTAIDAKTGRTLWRTDGDGASYASASFADVAGKRQAVFLTREGGLGCDAADGTVLWRYPFRARERFSANAASPVILGERVFLSASYGVGSALLKLEAGGARELWRNRALGAHWATPIAVDGYAYGFDGRHEYEAELRCVRLEDGRLMWSRGGYERGSMIRADGRFILLAEDGRLVLADLSPEGPREISSIRVLKPHCWGAPVLSRGLLYVQNFDHSAGRATLVCLDLRTK; this is translated from the coding sequence ATGATCCTGGCGTTGGCGGGATTCCTCCTGGCGGCCGCGCCTCAGGAGGCGTCCGAGCCCGGCGACTGGCCCTGCTTCCTCGGCCCCGACCGCACCGGAATTTCCCGCGAGACGGGGCTTCTCAAGGCGTGGCCCTCCGAGGGGCCGCCCGTTCTCTGGAAGCGTGAACTGGGCGAGACCTACGCCGTCCCCTCCGTGGTGCGCGGGGCGCTCGTGGTCTTCCACCGGGAAGGCAACGAGGAGGTCGTGGAGCGCCTCGATCCGGCCGGCGGCGCCCGCTCCTGGCGGTTCACCTACCCCACGGCCTACGTGGATCGTTTCGGGTATAACGGCGGCCCCCGCGCCGCCCCCACGATCGACGGCGGCCGCGTCTACGTCCTGGGAGCGGAGGCCCGCCTGCACTGTCTCGACCTCGAGACGGGAAAGGTCGTCTGGAAGCGTTCCCTCCATGAGGAGTACTTCCGAGAACCCCGGCAGAACTTTTTCGGCGCGGGGGTGGCCCCTCGTCTGGCGGGCGGCGCGCTCTTTCTCAACCTCGGCGACGAGAACGCCGGATGCGTCACCGCGATCGACGCGAAGACGGGCCGGACGCTCTGGAGAACCGATGGCGACGGAGCCAGCTATGCGAGCGCTTCCTTCGCCGACGTGGCCGGCAAACGTCAGGCCGTCTTCCTCACGCGCGAAGGCGGCCTGGGATGCGACGCGGCCGACGGCACGGTCCTCTGGCGCTATCCGTTCCGCGCGCGCGAGCGCTTCAGCGCCAACGCCGCCTCTCCGGTCATCCTCGGAGAGCGGGTGTTTCTGAGCGCCTCCTACGGGGTGGGCTCGGCGCTCCTCAAGCTCGAGGCCGGAGGAGCCCGGGAGCTCTGGAGGAACCGCGCCCTGGGCGCCCACTGGGCGACGCCGATCGCCGTGGACGGCTACGCCTACGGCTTCGACGGCCGCCACGAATACGAGGCGGAACTCCGCTGCGTGCGGCTCGAGGACGGACGCCTGATGTGGTCCCGCGGCGGCTACGAGCGGGGATCCATGATCCGGGCGGACGGACGCTTCATCCTCCTGGCGGAGGACGGCCGGCTCGTCCTGGCCGACCTTTCCCCGGAGGGACCGCGGGAGATCTCTTCCATCCGCGTCCTCAAGCCCCATTGCTGGGGCGCACCCGTACTTTCCCGCGGGCTCCTCTACGTCCAGAACTTCGACCACTCCGCCGGACGGGCGACACTCGTCTGCCTGGACCTCCGGACGAAGTGA